One part of the Glycine max cultivar Williams 82 chromosome 14, Glycine_max_v4.0, whole genome shotgun sequence genome encodes these proteins:
- the LOC100783376 gene encoding zinc finger CCCH domain-containing protein 29, producing the protein MCSDSKSKLSSPTLVVMENSNIQKQNLDGLYNSVLLELSASDDYEAFKREVEEKGLDVNEAGFWYGRRIGSKKMGSETRTPLMIASLFGSAKVLNYILLQKGGGVDVNRVCGSDRATALHCAVAGGSESSLEIVKLLLDAGADAECLDASGNKPVNLIAPAFDSLSKSRRKALEMFLRGGGERDELMSQEMELQMFSVPEKKEGSDNKKEYPVDISLPDINNGVYGTDEFRMYNFKVKPCSRAYSHDWTECPFVHPGENARRRDPRKYPYSCVPCPEFRKGTCQKGDSCEYAHGVFESWLHPAQYRTRLCKDETGCARKVCFFAHKPEELRPVYASTGSAMPSPKSYSASGLDMTAMSPLALSSTSLPMPTVSTPPMSPLAAASSPKSGSMWQNKINLTPPSLQLPGSRLKAALSARDLEMEMELLGLESPARQQQQQQQQLIEEIARISSPSFRSKEFNRIVDLNPTNLDDLLASADPSVFSQLHGLSVQPSTPTQSGLQMRQNMNHLRASYPSNIPSSPVRKPSAFGFDSSAAVATAVMNSRSAAFAKRSQSFIDRGAATHHLGLSSASNSSCRVSSTLSDWSSPTGKLDWGVNGDKLNKLRKSTSFGFRNSGVTASPIAQPEFGAEPDVSWVHSLVKDVPSERSEIFGAEKQQYDLSKEMLPPWMEQLYIEQEQMVA; encoded by the coding sequence ATGTGCAGTGATTCGAAAAGTAAACTTTCTTCCCCAACCCTCGTCGTCATGGAGAATAGTAACATTCAGAAGCAGAATCTGGATGGTCTCTACAACTCGGTTTTGCTTGAATTGTCTGCATCTGATGATTATGAAGCTTTCAAAAGAGAGGTGGAGGAAAAAGGCTTAGATGTGAACGAGGCAGGCTTTTGGTACGGTAGAAGAATTGGGTCAAAGAAGATGGGATCTGAAACGAGGACCCCTCTGATGATTGCTTCTTTGTTTGGAAGCGCCAAGGTGCTCAATTATATTCTTCTTCAGAAAGGAGGAGGTGTTGATGTGAACAGGGTCTGTGGTTCTGATAGGGCCACTGCTCTCCATTGTGCTGTTGCTGGTGGCTCCGAATCCTCACTTGAGATTGTCAAGCTCTTGCTTGATGCTGGGGCTGATGCTGAGTGCCTTGATGCGAGTGGCAACAAGCCGGTTAATCTGATTGCTCCTGCCTTTGATTCTTTGTCCAAATCGCGAAGGAAGGCTTTGGAGATGTTCCTCAGGGGTGGTGGGGAAAGAGATGAACTCATGAGCCAGGAGATGGAGCTACAGATGTTTTCTGTTccagagaaaaaagaaggaagtgaTAATAAGAAAGAATACCCTGTTGATATATCGCTGCCTGACATCAACAACGGTGTATATGGAACAGATGAGTTTAGGATGTACAACTTCAAGGTGAAGCCTTGCTCAAGGGCTTACTCCCATGACTGGACTGAGTGTCCATTCGTTCATCCAGGGGAGAATGCGAGGAGGAGAGACCCACGGAAATACCCTTACAGCTGTGTTCCTTGCCCTGAGTTCCGCAAAGGGACCTGCCAGAAGGGTGATTCCTGCGAGTATGCTCATGGTGTTTTTGAGTCCTGGCTACATCCCGCCCAATACCGGACAAGGCTTTGCAAGGATGAGACGGGCTGTGCTAGAAAAGTATGCTTCTTTGCTCACAAACCTGAAGAGCTACGCCCTGTGTATGCTTCCACTGGGTCGGCTATGCCATCACCAAAATCCTATTCAGCTAGTGGACTTGACATGACAGCGATGAGTCCATTGGCTCTTAGTTCCACATCTTTGCCGATGCCAACTGTTTCAACCCCACCCATGTCTCCCTTGGCAGCAGCTTCATCTCCCAAGAGTGGAAGCATGTGGCAGAACAAAATAAACCTTACTCCACCATCGTTGCAGCTCCCTGGTAGCCGACTGAAGGCTGCTTTGAGTGCCAGGGATCTGGAGATGGAGATGGAACTGCTCGGTCTAGAAAGCCCTGCTCGccaacaacagcagcagcagcaacaattGATCGAAGAGATTGCCAGGATCTCTTCCCCATCTTTCCGGAGCAAGGAATTCAATAGGATTGTTGATTTGAATCCTACTAACCTTGATGACCTGTTAGCATCTGCTGACCCTTCTGTATTTTCTCAACTACATGGACTTTCTGTGCAACCTTCAACACCCACACAAAGTGGGCTTCAGATGCGCCAAAACATGAACCACCTCCGTGCGAGTTATCCATCCAACATCCCTTCCTCTCCTGTGAGGAAGCCCTCAGCTTTTGGGTTTGACTCATCAGCTGCTGTGGCAACTGCAGTGATGAATTCTAGGTCTGCTGCCTTCGCAAAGCGAAGCCAAAGTTTCATTGATCGTGGAGCTGCAACCCACCATCTTGGGCTGTCTTCAGCTTCCAACTCTTCTTGCAGGGTATCCTCTACCCTTTCAGATTGGAGTTCCCCTACCGGGAAACTGGATTGGGGTGTAAACGGAGACAAGCTGAACAAGCTGAGGAAATCTACTTCCTTTGGATTCAGAAACAGTGGGGTAACTGCATCCCCCATAGCACAGCCTGAATTTGGTGCTGAGCCGGATGTCTCATGGGTTCATTCATTGGTTAAAGATGTTCCCTCCGAGAGGTCTGAGATATTTGGTGCTGAGAAGCAACAATATGATCTCAGTAAAGAGATGCTTCCACCATGGATGGAGCAGCTGTATATAGAGCAGGAGCAGATGGTAGCATGA